GAACCGTCCGATCGGGACCAGGAAGGGGATCCGATGCAGAACGGGATCGGCGGCGTACGACCGCAGAACGAAGCCGAGGAAGGCGGCATGTTCCCGCCAGAGCGTCACCGCATGGCTCGTGAAGAGCCAGACCACCAGACTGACGGCAGCCGTCGCGCCAACGATCAATGCCGCGCGACGCCGACGCTCCATCCATCGTTCTCCGGCGAGCGGCACGCGTCAGAAATCGATGAAATACGTCAGCCCGATCGCCTGGCGATTGAACACGTCCACCTTGCGCTCGTAGTCGAGACGCACCGACACGCCACTGCCTTTCGTGATCCACTTGGAGGCGAAGGCGGAGACGAACTGACTGCGGAATCGCGCATCGAACGGTGTGGTCGACAGCAGACGATAGGCTTCATTGCCCGAGCCGACGCCACCACCCACCCAGAACTTCCCCTGTGTGCCCCACTGTCCGCCGGCCTGCCAGGCGCTCGAGCGGGCGCCGCTCGCCCGGTCTTCGTTGAGGAAGACGGCGGCATTGTAGATCCCGCGTCCGCGATACACCATCGATCCCAGCGAAACGATCTGTCCGCCGGCGCGCTTGTCCGTGTAGCGCAGATCGGTTATGCCGGCGGAGACGAGCACGCCTTTCACTTTCGGCACGGCGATGAACACACTCGCATCGCTGCGCAGCTTCGGAAAGAGCACGGTGCCCTTGTCCGGCGCCGAGCCGATGCCGACGATGGCGTACATCCAGGGCGCGATGTTGATGTACGATCCGGCGCCGTACACCTGCTGCCGTCCATTCGGGCGGGACTGCGTGCCCACACTCACGAAGGGACTCAGCTTCGCGGACGAATAGAGCAGACGCGCATCCTGCCCCTGCCAGACCCCATAGCCATTGTCGGCGGAACTGTAGAACGTCGACACCTGCAGATGCCACGAGGCAGGCTGCTCGGCCGCGGGCGGCGCCACGACACGGGCGCTGTCGCCGGTCTGCGCCTCGAGAATGTGCGGCGTCGACAGCAAGGCGGACGGCAGCGCCAGGAGCAGAAGCGCGCGTGTGAGGAAGGATGTGCGGACGGAAGACAAGCGCGGTCCCGCTCCAGGAGCAGATGTCACGAAACTGATGCAGGGGTGTCTGCTGCAGGACGCACGACCGGGGTATCACGTCACCGGCATCATCCGCACGTCACCCCTGCAGATCGGGTGTGCACACCCGATGGCCATGCTACAAACGTGCCCGCCGTCGGGCACTTTCGCCAGTGAAGGCGTCACGCGGCCGGCACGCCATTCTGGAAAATACGAAGGCCCCGGGAGTTTTCCCGGGGCCTTCGTTGCGAAGCCGGATGGCTTCGTGGACTCACCAGCGATAGTGCGCGAACGCCTTGTTGGCTTCGGCCATGCGATGTGTGTCTTCCTTCTTCTTGATCGCATTGCCTTCGCCGCGGGAGGCGGCCAGCACTTCGGCCGCGAGCTTCTCCTTCATGCTCTTCTCGTTGCGGTCACGCGAGTAGCTGATCAACCAGCGCATGGCCAGCGCCGTGCGGCGGTCCTGACGGACTTCCACGGGCACCTGGTACGTCGCACCACCGACGCGGCGGCTCTTCACCTCGACGACCGGCTTGAGGTTGTTCAGCGCCTGCTTGAAGACGCCCACACCGGGCTGGCTGGTCTTCGCTTCGACGATGTCCATCGCGCCGTAGAAGATGCCTTCGGCGGTGGACTTCTTGCCCTGGATCATCAGGGAGTTGATGAACTTCGAAACGGTCTGGCTATCGTAGCGCGCGTCGGGGAGGACGGTGCGCTTCACGGCGCTCTTGCGGCGGCTCACTTCTTCTTACCTCCAGCCGCAGCCTGACCCGGCTTCGGACGCTTGGTGCCGTACTTCGAACGGCTCTGATTGCGGCCGTTCACGCCCGAGGCGTCGAGCGTACCGCGGACGATGTGGTAACGCACACCCGGCAGGTCCTTCACACGACCGCCGCGCACGAGCACGATCGAGTGTTCCTGCAGGTTGTGGCCTTCACCGGGGATGTACGCCGTGACCTCGAGCTGGTTCGTGAGACGAACACGTGCGACTTTGCGCAGCGCCGAGTTGGGCTTCTTGGGCGTCGTGGTATAGACGCGGGTGCAGACGCCACGCTTGAACGGATTGCTCTTGAGCGCGGGCGCCTTCGACTTCTCCACCACGTCCTTGCGGGCGCGGCGGACCAACTGATTGATCGTAGGCATCAGGTTCTGGTAGCCCGACGGCAGGGCCGACGGGACGTTCGTACTCCGACTTCTACGTGGATCGCCTCGCCCACAAACACGCCGGAAAGCGTGAAACACCAAGGGCACGCAACAGCACAGGTCCGAATGCGAGGCGGCACGGAACAGAATCCTAAGCTTAGTCCACTCGGTGGGTACGGTCAACCGGCCAGACCTCCACAGGCCCCGCCCCGTGCCCCATCCGCCTGTCTGCCCGGCGCCCGGCTGCCCCGGCTGCCCCGGCTGCCCCGGCTGCCTCGGCTGCCCCGGCTGCCCCGGCTGCCCCGGCTGCCCCGGCTGCCCCGGCTGCCCCGGCTGCCCCGGCTGCCCCGGCTGCCCCGGCTGCCCCGGCTGCCCCGGCCGGAAGGTACTCCGAACCATGGCCGAAACCCGGGCCGGGCATCGTGCGAAAGACCCTGTGGTGTCACAGGAGCGACGCCACCCTCCGGCCTCCGGTGGTGTCTCATCTGGTGTCGCTGGGTGGTGTCTCGCCTGGTCCCGAGTCTCAACCCGTGTCTTAACGGGAAGAGGGAACGTGTCGTCACGAGCATCAGGGCGGGCAACAGGAACCGGGCGGGCGGGAAGTCACAGCGCACGCCATCATCCGCCTCCCGGGACCGTCGACGGTTCCCGTTCTTCCTGTACATTGCATCACCCGATCCAGTCCGAGACCCACCGGGATGTCCCGTGAGTGATTTTCAGTCCCGCCTGCAACGCGCCCTCGACGCCGACTTCCTGATTCAGCGGGAACTCGGTGGCGCCGGCATGTCCCGTGTGTTCGTGGCCACCGAGCGCGCTCTGCAGCGCACGGTGGTCGTCAAAGTGCTGCCCCCCGAACTCGCGGCCGGCGTGAACGTCGACCGGTTCCGCCGCGAGATCCAGCTCGCCGCCCAGTTGCAGCATCCGCACATCGTCCCGCTGCTGTCCGCCGGAGACGACCACGGCCTGCTGTGGTTCTCGATGCCCTACATCGAGGGCGAGTCCCTGCGCGGTGCCCTGCAACGCCAGAAGCGCCTGCCGGCGCGCGACGTGGTGCGCATCCTGCACGATGTGGTCGATGCGCTGGCCTACGCCCATGCCCGCGGCATCGTACACCGGGACATCAAGCCCGACAACATCCTCACCTCGGGGATGCACGCCCTCGTCACCGACTTCGGGGTGGCCAAGGCGCTGAGCGCGGCCAGTCCGGTCCCTGGCGGCACCACCACCGGCATGGCGATCGGGACCCCGGCCTACATGGCCCCCGAGCAGCTCGCGGCCGATCCGGCCGCCGATCACCGGGTCGACCTGTATGGCGTGGGGCTGCTGGCCTACGAACTGCTCACCGGTGCCGGCCCTTTCAGCGGCTCTTCGCCCCAGGCCACGCTGGCCGCGCAGCTGACACAGATGCCGGAGCCGCCGCATCGTTCGTTCAGTGACATCCCCGAGGCGCTCTCCAACCTCGTCATGCACTGCCTCGAAAAGGACGCCAGCAAGCGGCCGGCCTCGGCCAGGGCGTTGCTCGCCGAACTCGAGGCGCTGCCGCCCACGTCGAGTGGAGCAACGCTGCCCATACGACGCTCCCGGCGGAAGACATGGGTCGGTGTCGCCGTGGGCATGTTCGCGCTGGCCACCGCGGCGCTGGCCCTGCTGCAATCGGACGGCACCGGCGGTGCCGGTGACGCCGAGGCGCTGCGGGCCCGCGATGCGGGCCCCACCGGTGGCGCCCGATCCATGGAGATCGCGCGCGCTCGGACGAACGCGGATTCCCTGGCGCTCCGCGGAACGTTACCCGAAACGATTCCCGTCTTTCGCGAAATCACCGACGGAACGCCCACCACGACGGTGCCCCTCGTGATCACGCGGGCGGAATCGCTCGCCATCGCGGAGGCCGTGCGCAAACGACAGACCACCGAGGCGGCCCGCAGACGGAACGATTCGCTCGTTTCGAATGCCGTCGCGCCGGCGGTCTCCGCAGCACCAGCGGCGCAACCTTCGGCCGCCAGCGAGATCAGAGGCACCGGCGGCACCGGCAGTCACGGCCCGGCGAATGGGCCATCGTCATCGGGCACGACCGCGCGCATCATCGTACGCACGGGAGACGGCAGCACGACCTCGATCGATCGCGACATGCTGCTCGCCGAGGTGGGACGCATCTTCGCCGACTCGATGAGTCG
The Gemmatimonas aurantiaca genome window above contains:
- a CDS encoding YaiO family outer membrane beta-barrel protein, translating into MSSVRTSFLTRALLLLALPSALLSTPHILEAQTGDSARVVAPPAAEQPASWHLQVSTFYSSADNGYGVWQGQDARLLYSSAKLSPFVSVGTQSRPNGRQQVYGAGSYINIAPWMYAIVGIGSAPDKGTVLFPKLRSDASVFIAVPKVKGVLVSAGITDLRYTDKRAGGQIVSLGSMVYRGRGIYNAAVFLNEDRASGARSSAWQAGGQWGTQGKFWVGGGVGSGNEAYRLLSTTPFDARFRSQFVSAFASKWITKGSGVSVRLDYERKVDVFNRQAIGLTYFIDF
- the rpsG gene encoding 30S ribosomal protein S7; this translates as MSRRKSAVKRTVLPDARYDSQTVSKFINSLMIQGKKSTAEGIFYGAMDIVEAKTSQPGVGVFKQALNNLKPVVEVKSRRVGGATYQVPVEVRQDRRTALAMRWLISYSRDRNEKSMKEKLAAEVLAASRGEGNAIKKKEDTHRMAEANKAFAHYRW
- the rpsL gene encoding 30S ribosomal protein S12, with protein sequence MPTINQLVRRARKDVVEKSKAPALKSNPFKRGVCTRVYTTTPKKPNSALRKVARVRLTNQLEVTAYIPGEGHNLQEHSIVLVRGGRVKDLPGVRYHIVRGTLDASGVNGRNQSRSKYGTKRPKPGQAAAGGKKK
- a CDS encoding serine/threonine-protein kinase, with the translated sequence MSDFQSRLQRALDADFLIQRELGGAGMSRVFVATERALQRTVVVKVLPPELAAGVNVDRFRREIQLAAQLQHPHIVPLLSAGDDHGLLWFSMPYIEGESLRGALQRQKRLPARDVVRILHDVVDALAYAHARGIVHRDIKPDNILTSGMHALVTDFGVAKALSAASPVPGGTTTGMAIGTPAYMAPEQLAADPAADHRVDLYGVGLLAYELLTGAGPFSGSSPQATLAAQLTQMPEPPHRSFSDIPEALSNLVMHCLEKDASKRPASARALLAELEALPPTSSGATLPIRRSRRKTWVGVAVGMFALATAALALLQSDGTGGAGDAEALRARDAGPTGGARSMEIARARTNADSLALRGTLPETIPVFREITDGTPTTTVPLVITRAESLAIAEAVRKRQTTEAARRRNDSLVSNAVAPAVSAAPAAQPSAASEIRGTGGTGSHGPANGPSSSGTTARIIVRTGDGSTTSIDRDMLLAEVGRIFADSMSRALLHMDSALSRVPRMVPIDPPRGGPGFTPMMAPPTDARLRIVVADFNNTTGRRDLTVVAREASRQLRDAIADDRFDVVNRDITERATRIASDRMTMGWSLRADYVVSGVITTRGDSTVLVTLLTDVRTGRYSRAFESVTPTNDLHRSFEAAQRQVVAWLDTAATVGPRRGGGR